One Mycolicibacterium parafortuitum DNA segment encodes these proteins:
- a CDS encoding helicase-related protein, whose amino-acid sequence MPDVNEILGGLKGFQRDAVEHIVDRLHRAPDSSGRFLVADETGLGKSVIARGVIASTIAELQNADHINRIDVVYICSSTDLAKQNLRRLNVTGDPHLGVTSRLTMLALETRRFTSDASLLRKKVNLVSFTPGTSFEMGWQTGSQEERQLLHVLLNGMAIVDATAERASALFFQGGVASVDRFQAGIANMRTALGSGPDPVIQGAFTAAIHESGLQEQFELAREQLRGLDVCPPELRREVNHLTARLRGVLAAAGVESLEPDLVILDEFQRFRHLIDPKSGSAASELAHHLFNYPAAKVLLLSATPYKPYTTVAGDNEDDHYRDFMTTLEFLAGGDGEALERIRNGFRNYRQAVIAGSDGAVEAAELRKSLLPFMSRSERPRLEEGRDLLVRRVVSDVPTPEDLRSYSALQAFARAIDSPVSLDYWKSIPYFASFMEGYRPGERAREQIESGVATPELTSTIGQLRAIQPQAVRNYEQLDYANARLRAFAGETIEKGWWKLLWIPPSMPYLSPGEVYSPFSDGSVTKRLIFSAWSSVPTSVASLLSYEAERRMIEGSALSENTADARRAVSSRLDYVTRDGRAASMSTLMLFWPHPTLAEVGDPLTLLDSDTELMLADDARRRADDRIRSLAGASEQAQPDSVWEAFFSWPGSWPEGVHRRADAAAFWLAGRGGGSKNEENDSGDALKEHARLALTQAGTPRWQEELGVLAIHSPGNIAYRALARICDEVDQELRTSLWRAAARLANGIRSLFNRMDVQFLLDKIYGHHQPYWRSVLQYCADGNLQSVLDEYCFQLKLELAGSGVDANALSQIADRAVEALTLRTSRYNARAADEKFSKIPITVRFALRYGTAVGDAESVRAPEVRNAFNSPFWPFILASTSVGQEGIDFHWWSHSIVHWNLPSNPVDFEQREGRVNRFGGHAVRKNVAVAHGRAALAAVRPGEHPWQNTFDAAVDRPELGEFSPWWIYPGAARVERMIVHFPLSREDAQYERLRDSLTLYRMMLGQPRQEDMMELLKQRGVAEGQVAQLDLRPPRRH is encoded by the coding sequence ATGCCTGATGTCAACGAAATACTCGGCGGGCTCAAGGGCTTCCAACGCGATGCGGTGGAACACATCGTCGACCGACTCCATCGAGCCCCAGATTCGAGTGGGCGCTTCCTCGTGGCCGACGAGACGGGTCTCGGAAAGAGTGTCATCGCACGCGGGGTCATCGCATCCACCATCGCTGAATTGCAGAACGCAGACCACATCAACCGGATCGACGTCGTCTACATCTGCTCGAGCACCGATCTGGCGAAGCAGAACCTTCGTCGGCTGAATGTCACGGGAGACCCACACCTCGGAGTCACCAGCAGGCTCACGATGCTTGCGCTAGAGACCAGGCGTTTTACCTCGGATGCGTCACTCCTGAGAAAGAAGGTCAATCTCGTATCCTTCACTCCGGGAACCTCTTTCGAGATGGGGTGGCAGACCGGATCCCAGGAGGAGCGGCAACTGCTGCACGTCCTCCTTAACGGTATGGCAATCGTCGACGCGACGGCAGAGCGAGCCTCAGCGCTGTTCTTCCAGGGTGGCGTGGCCTCGGTAGATCGATTTCAAGCTGGCATCGCGAATATGAGAACCGCCCTCGGATCCGGCCCAGACCCAGTGATCCAGGGGGCGTTCACCGCTGCGATCCACGAAAGCGGTTTACAGGAGCAGTTCGAACTCGCCCGCGAGCAGCTGCGCGGTCTCGACGTCTGTCCGCCGGAACTGCGGCGCGAGGTGAATCACCTGACCGCTCGCCTGCGTGGAGTCCTCGCCGCTGCGGGCGTTGAGTCCCTCGAACCGGACCTCGTGATCCTCGATGAGTTCCAACGATTCCGGCATCTGATCGATCCGAAGAGCGGGAGTGCAGCTAGCGAACTCGCCCACCACCTGTTCAACTATCCCGCCGCGAAGGTTCTCTTGCTCTCGGCGACACCGTACAAGCCGTACACGACCGTCGCCGGCGACAATGAGGACGATCACTACCGCGACTTCATGACAACGTTGGAGTTCTTGGCCGGGGGCGACGGCGAGGCGCTGGAACGAATCCGCAACGGGTTTCGAAACTATCGGCAGGCCGTCATCGCAGGTTCGGACGGAGCCGTCGAGGCCGCCGAACTGCGGAAGAGCCTGCTTCCCTTCATGAGCCGGTCCGAACGCCCACGCCTCGAGGAGGGCCGAGATCTGCTTGTCCGCCGTGTCGTGAGTGACGTCCCGACACCGGAGGATCTGCGTAGTTATTCGGCGCTACAGGCTTTTGCCCGAGCCATCGACTCGCCGGTGAGCTTGGACTACTGGAAGTCCATCCCGTACTTCGCCAGCTTCATGGAGGGATATCGGCCAGGGGAGAGAGCCCGCGAACAAATAGAAAGCGGTGTTGCGACACCAGAATTGACGTCGACTATCGGCCAGCTCCGGGCTATTCAGCCACAGGCAGTCAGGAACTACGAGCAGCTCGACTACGCCAATGCGCGCCTAAGGGCGTTCGCCGGGGAAACGATCGAGAAGGGCTGGTGGAAGCTCCTGTGGATTCCACCGTCCATGCCGTACTTGTCCCCGGGCGAGGTGTATTCGCCGTTCTCGGATGGGTCCGTCACGAAGCGCCTGATCTTCTCGGCGTGGTCAAGCGTTCCGACGTCGGTGGCGAGTCTGCTGAGTTACGAGGCAGAGCGGAGGATGATCGAGGGATCTGCGTTGAGCGAGAACACGGCGGACGCCAGGAGGGCGGTGTCATCACGGCTCGACTACGTGACCAGGGACGGTCGGGCGGCGAGTATGTCCACTCTGATGCTGTTCTGGCCACACCCGACGCTGGCCGAAGTCGGTGACCCGCTCACGCTCTTGGATTCAGACACTGAGTTGATGTTGGCCGACGACGCGAGGAGGCGGGCGGATGACCGCATCCGCTCCCTGGCCGGGGCGTCGGAGCAGGCGCAGCCGGACTCGGTTTGGGAAGCGTTCTTCTCCTGGCCAGGCAGCTGGCCTGAGGGTGTGCACCGACGCGCAGACGCCGCCGCATTCTGGCTAGCCGGGCGCGGTGGCGGCAGCAAGAACGAAGAGAACGACTCGGGCGATGCTCTAAAGGAGCACGCGCGGCTGGCTCTGACACAGGCAGGGACGCCGAGATGGCAAGAGGAACTCGGCGTTCTGGCGATCCACAGCCCTGGAAACATTGCGTATCGAGCGCTCGCCCGAATCTGCGACGAGGTAGACCAAGAGCTTCGGACAAGCCTTTGGCGTGCGGCCGCCCGGCTGGCCAACGGCATCCGGTCCCTCTTCAACCGCATGGACGTGCAGTTCCTCCTGGACAAGATTTACGGGCACCATCAGCCGTACTGGAGATCGGTGTTGCAGTATTGCGCCGACGGCAACCTTCAGTCGGTGCTCGACGAGTACTGCTTCCAACTCAAGCTTGAACTCGCCGGCTCGGGCGTCGACGCTAACGCGCTCAGCCAGATTGCGGACCGCGCGGTCGAGGCCTTGACACTGCGCACGTCGCGGTACAACGCGCGAGCCGCCGATGAGAAGTTCTCGAAGATTCCGATTACGGTGCGGTTCGCGTTGAGATACGGCACTGCCGTGGGAGACGCGGAGAGTGTCCGAGCTCCGGAAGTCCGCAATGCGTTCAACAGCCCCTTTTGGCCATTTATCCTTGCATCGACGAGTGTCGGCCAGGAGGGGATCGACTTTCACTGGTGGAGTCATTCCATCGTGCATTGGAACTTGCCGTCGAATCCCGTTGACTTTGAACAACGCGAGGGTCGTGTCAACCGATTCGGAGGACACGCGGTTCGGAAGAACGTCGCGGTAGCGCACGGCAGGGCCGCGCTCGCGGCTGTAAGGCCTGGTGAACACCCGTGGCAGAACACGTTCGACGCCGCGGTCGACCGTCCGGAACTTGGCGAGTTCTCGCCGTGGTGGATCTACCCGGGCGCTGCGCGCGTCGAGCGGATGATCGTGCACTTCCCGCTCAGTCGCGAGGACGCCCAGTACGAGAGGCTCCGCGACTCGTTGACCCTTTATCGCATGATGCTGGGTCAGCCTAGGCAGGAAGACATGATGGAACTGTTGAAGCAGCGGGGTGTGGCTGAGGGGCAGGTTGCCCAGCTGGACCTGAGACCCCCGCGTCGACATTGA
- a CDS encoding phospholipase D family protein produces the protein MLEPDGRAALTEQLRPPSGFQLAHAVATTFTLDLTTALSVPLAFAAHRVRESRDPIAILDAVRRAADKIDLFAQAGQIFEPRVPSDLFALLEPMIHPAAAPRPGMLFHPKVWVLEYADGDARSYRMLCASRNLTNDRSWDLIVRLDGTAADEPVEQSMPLAAFVRALPAMSIQPLPAHRVARISELADAVSRVEWERPSDVRRLRFHPYGIPGVTPEPLHELFDGIRHGILSPFLSDEGICRVIPPRSESIVILARREQLERLDGSTLERIDALILDDAANDDEVVIGGEALEPAGVNATTTPQLEPLGGLHAKAYVLDRRTGSHLFVGSANTTKAAFGGNVEMLVEFEGPQPKVGVAAILGEDSRLRALTIPFEPEGNAEVPPDEMADHALEQVLRALAARRYFAHVETGEHTSSFSDSGVDTDALETNYRIGLSAEGQVTVPEEISARVTLLTRPANAGDVPGQPLVFDRLALTDITPFLVIRVTDGRDVTRSTVVAATLEGDIPGRKDAVIARQLADRSAFMKLLALLLALETRDGVFHFDPSGALGSGWAEDGSGLFETLVRAIGVEHGGLADVRRIIEHVKAADDRRPAGVPSVLPAGFDELWESVWAAYSAGIRADL, from the coding sequence ATGCTTGAGCCAGACGGTCGCGCCGCGCTCACCGAACAACTGCGTCCGCCGAGTGGATTCCAACTCGCCCACGCGGTGGCAACTACATTCACGCTTGACTTGACTACCGCCCTGTCAGTGCCGCTAGCCTTCGCCGCGCACCGCGTGCGTGAGAGCCGCGACCCGATCGCAATACTTGACGCCGTGCGACGTGCAGCCGACAAGATCGACCTCTTCGCCCAAGCTGGCCAGATCTTCGAGCCGCGGGTGCCGTCCGACTTGTTCGCTCTGCTCGAACCGATGATTCACCCTGCCGCGGCACCCCGTCCAGGCATGCTCTTCCATCCGAAAGTCTGGGTGCTTGAGTATGCAGATGGCGATGCTCGCAGCTATCGGATGCTTTGCGCCAGTCGCAATCTGACCAACGACCGCAGCTGGGACCTCATCGTGCGGCTGGATGGCACTGCGGCCGACGAGCCGGTGGAGCAGAGTATGCCTCTTGCCGCGTTCGTGCGCGCACTGCCGGCGATGTCCATTCAACCGTTGCCCGCCCATCGCGTGGCGCGAATTTCGGAGCTCGCGGACGCCGTGTCCCGGGTGGAATGGGAGCGACCGAGTGACGTCCGACGCCTGCGGTTTCACCCCTACGGTATCCCGGGCGTCACGCCGGAACCCCTGCACGAGCTTTTTGATGGGATACGCCACGGGATCCTCTCGCCGTTCCTTAGCGATGAGGGCATCTGCAGGGTCATTCCGCCCAGATCGGAGTCCATCGTCATTCTCGCCCGTCGGGAGCAACTCGAACGATTGGATGGAAGTACTCTTGAGCGCATTGATGCCCTGATCCTCGACGACGCCGCCAACGACGACGAGGTTGTGATCGGAGGCGAAGCGCTGGAGCCAGCTGGAGTCAATGCGACAACGACACCGCAGTTGGAACCTCTTGGGGGACTTCATGCGAAAGCTTACGTCCTTGATCGACGCACTGGATCGCATCTGTTTGTGGGATCCGCGAATACAACTAAAGCCGCATTCGGCGGCAACGTGGAGATGCTGGTGGAGTTCGAAGGTCCCCAGCCGAAAGTCGGTGTGGCTGCCATTCTCGGGGAGGACTCACGTCTGCGTGCGCTGACGATTCCCTTCGAACCAGAGGGCAACGCGGAGGTTCCGCCAGATGAAATGGCAGATCACGCTCTTGAGCAGGTGCTCCGCGCGCTGGCGGCTCGGCGATACTTCGCCCACGTAGAAACGGGAGAGCATACGTCCAGCTTCTCCGATAGCGGAGTGGACACCGACGCCCTCGAAACTAACTACCGCATTGGGCTTTCTGCTGAAGGACAGGTTACCGTCCCGGAGGAGATAAGTGCGCGAGTTACCCTTCTGACGAGGCCAGCCAACGCCGGCGACGTGCCGGGACAGCCCCTCGTCTTCGACCGGTTAGCGCTCACCGACATCACGCCCTTCCTTGTCATTCGAGTCACGGACGGACGCGACGTCACCAGGTCAACAGTCGTCGCAGCGACGCTTGAGGGTGACATCCCCGGTCGCAAGGACGCCGTCATCGCCCGGCAACTTGCTGACCGCTCGGCATTCATGAAGCTGCTAGCGCTGCTGCTCGCACTCGAAACCCGCGACGGTGTATTCCATTTCGACCCATCGGGCGCTCTGGGCTCCGGTTGGGCAGAGGACGGCAGCGGGCTCTTCGAAACCCTTGTCCGGGCGATCGGCGTCGAACACGGCGGCCTGGCCGACGTTCGTCGAATCATCGAACACGTGAAGGCAGCGGACGATCGTCGTCCCGCAGGCGTGCCGTCGGTGCTGCCCGCCGGCTTCGATGAGCTATGGGAATCTGTCTGGGCGGCCTACTCCGCTGGAATTCGAGCCGACCTATGA